One Pectinophora gossypiella chromosome 9, ilPecGoss1.1, whole genome shotgun sequence genomic region harbors:
- the LOC126369574 gene encoding putative sodium-dependent multivitamin transporter has translation MPDPVLSVFGLWDYVIMAATMVASVAIGLYFRFTGGKQATNEEYLLADRNMSILPVAVSLMASFISAITLLGVSSENYYYGMHFIVINFAYGIATPIATHLYLPVFFGLLKTSTYEYLELRFGPHIRLLASLTYTLQMVLYNGIVLYAPAIVLESVTGLDRLVSILVVGLACTFYSTLGGMKAVLFTDILQSLLMFVAVFSVVVFAAIEVGGFGQIFVLAKEGGRLDFTNFSVDPTERHTWWSLMIGGVFMYLSLYGVNHTQVQRLLTVSTLKRSQHCLWWSWPVTLALSTCTCLSGLGIYAVYRTCDPLTTGKIAAMDQLMPYYVVQQMKGAPGLAGWFVAGIFSASLSTISAACNSLAAVTLHDYVSKWCIVRASYLPWLTKMMACVYGLLFLALAFQAEHLGGVLQAALTIFGAVGGPLLGVFTLGMFTTFANEAGACLGLLSGMALTLWMSFGGPRPSPTKLPLQVDGCPFNTTLPDIAPMDTNDYFYLYKISYLWTSPVGFLWVMVAGSLVSLVWRQQQPWQRAGHIHPDPTLFTPPLANILRRRADTTRNPPSRNVAKNREAIKRIV, from the exons ATGCCGGATCCAGTGCTGTCAGTGTTCGGGCTATGGGACTACGTTATCATGGCAGCGACCATGGTGGCGTCAGTCGCCATCGGCCTCTACTTCCGGTTCACGGGCGGCAAGCAGGCGACTAACGAG GAATATCTTCTGGCAGACCGAAACATGTCAATATTGCCGGTAGCAGTATCCTTGATGGCTTCCTTCATATCAGCTATAACACTCCTCGGGGTATCTTCGGAGAACTATTACTACGGAATGCATTTCATTGTCATCAACTTTGCGTACGGCATCGCAACTCCGATTGCAACTCATCTATACCTGCCAGTATTCTTCGGACTCTTGAAGACCAGTACATATGAGTACTTGGAGCTCAGATTCGGGCCTCATATAAGGCTTCTCGCGTCTCTCACATACACGTTACAAATGGTGCTTTATAATGGGATAGTATTATACGCACCGGCCATTGTCTTGGAATCTGTGACGGGATTGGACAGGCTAGTGTCAATACTGGTGGTGGGATTGGCATGCACTTTCTACTCGACGCTAGGAGGCATGAAGGCAGTGCTGTTCACGGATATCTTGCAGTCGTTGCTGATGTTCGTCGCTGTATTTAGCGTAGTTGTTTTCGCCGCTATTGAAGTCGGAGGCTTTGGTCAGATATTCGTATTGGCTAAAGAAGGTGGACGCTTGGACTTTACCAA TTTCAGCGTAGATCCAACAGAGAGACACACATGGTGGTCCCTGATGATCGGTGGAGTTTTCATGTATTTGTCTCTATATGGAGTTAACCACACCCAG GTACAAAGGTTATTGACAGTTAGTACGCTGAAGCGATCTCAACACTGTCTGTGGTGGTCGTGGCCAGTCACTTTGGCCCTGAGTACGTGTACCTGTTTATCCGGTCTTGGCATCTACGCCGTGTACAGAACATGCGATCCACTCACCACTGGCAAAATTGCTGCA atggATCAGTTGATGCCTTACTACGTGGTGCAGCAGATGAAGGGCGCACCGGGGCTGGCAGGGTGGTTCGTCGCTGGTATATTCAGTGCTTCACTCTCCACTATATCAGCAGCTTGCAATTCCCTCGCTGCCGTCACTTTGCACGATTATGTTAGCAA GTGGTGCATAGTCCGTGCATCGTACCTACCGTGGCTGACAAAGATGATGGCATGCGTGTACGGGCTGTTGTTCCTCGCGCTGGCATTCCAAGCGGAACATCTGGGCGGCGTGCTGCAGGCCGCGCTCACTATATTTGGTGCTGTTGGTGGACCGCTGCTTGGAGTCTTCACGCTTGGAATGTTTACCACATTCGCCAACGAAGCG GGTGCCTGCTTAGGGTTATTGAGCGGCATGGCACTGACGTTATGGATGAGTTTCGGTGGCCCGCGGCCGTCACCGACCAAGCTGCCCTTGCAAGTGGACGGCTGCCCTTTCAACACGACTCTACCAGACATTGCGCCAATGGATACTAATGATTACTTCTACCTGTACAAGATCTCGTATTTGTGGACCAGTCCT GTGGGGTTTCTGTGGGTAATGGTGGCTGGTTCACTGGTATCTCTGGTGTGGCGACAGCAGCAGCCGTGGCAGCGCGCAGGCCACATACACCCCGACCCCACGCTCTTCACCCCGCCGCTCGCCAACATACTGCGCAGACGCGCAGACACCACGAGAAATCCGCCATCCAG GAATGTGGCCAAAAATAGAGAAGCAATAAAAAGAATCGTTTGA
- the LOC126369577 gene encoding cytochrome P450 6B2-like, whose product MVLVIVTSFTIALVVLAYLFYKKFTRTYSYWKIRGVKGPTPQFPFGNFKRFLTKKVSFTTLIKEFYNEFPEENVIGIYQGLTPVLIVRDPNIMKRIFVKDFFYFQDRGFELNDEKLKRSNLFTMNGENWRVLRQNLTPIFTSSKLKQFVQILNSSTKSFMEYLDELIHEEVTHEARGLFRKYSGKSLLAVHFGYHVDAWSDEINTLIEKCDIISKRMGVFRFSLIMLRNFGITFLDKFTRIVPEDSLNYFANIVNKITSEREGKPKRKDDLMDLLLILKEKEKNASGNNNKVIEFTNDILTAQALVFALGTLEAVSTNMAFIFYKLALNPDVQNHCHEEIKSIMEKYNEELTYESLEECKYLSMTFDEALRTAPGGMTFRQCLKDYEIPELNLMIEKGTLIYIHFSSLQNDPKYYENPSKFDPMRFAPENKNKIANFTYLPFGEGPRHCIAKRYAKLHLMVGLAHFIYRYRFTPSEKTPQVLQLDPRYLGPVSVDGLWINIERRINA is encoded by the exons ATGGTGTTAGTAATCGTAACGTCTTTTACCATTGCGTTAGTAGTTTtggcatatttattttataaaaagtttaCTAGAACGTACAGCTATTGGAAGATCCGAGGTGTCAAAGGGCCAACACCCCAGTTCCCTTTTGGTAATTTTAAACGTTTCCTTACTAAAAAAGTTTCCTTTACAACGTTAATAAaagaattttataatgaatTTCCTGAAGAAAACGTTATTGGAATATATCAAGGCTTAACACCGGTACTCATCGTCCGAGACCCAAATATAATGAAACGCATATTTGTAAAAGATTTCTTTTATTTCCAAGACCGAGGTTTTGAATTAAATGATGAGAAATTAAAAAGGAGTAATTTGTTTACTATGAATGGTGAAAATTGGAGAGTTTTACGGCAAAACCTAACCCCCATTTTCACCAGCAGCAAATTGAAACAATTTGTGCAAATTCTCAACAGCAGTACAAAAAGTTTCATGGAATATTTAGACGAGTTAATTCATGAAGAAGTTACGCATGAAGCACGAGGTTTGTTTAGGAAATATTCAGGTAAAAGTTTACTAGCAGTCCATTTTGGATACCATGTGGACGCTTGGTCAGATGAAATTAATACATTGATTGAGAAATGTGATATTATTTCGAAGCGTATGGGTGTCTTTAGATTCTCTTTAATAATGTTACGTAACTTTGGAATTACATTTCTTGATAAATTTACGCGGATCGTACCGGAAGATTCGTTGAATTATTTTGCTAACATTGTCAACAAAATTACTAGTGAGAGAGAAGGAAAGCCAAAGAGAAAAGATGATCTAATGGACTTGTTGCTCATactgaaagaaaaagaaaaaaatgcatCTGGTAACAACAACAAGGTGATAGAATTTACCAATGATATTCTAACAGCACAGGCTTTAGTATTCGCTCTTGGCACATTAGAAGCTGTATCAACTAATATGGCGTTTATATTCTACAAACTTGCATTAAATCCTGACGTTCAAAATCACTGCCATGAAGAAATTAAGTCAATCATGGAAAAGTACAACGAAGAACTCACTTACGAATCACTGGAAGAATGTAAATATCTTTCTATGACGTTTGATGAAGCGCTACGCACAGCTCCTGGCGGAATGACTTTTAGGCAATGCTTGAAAGATTATGAGATTCCAGAATTAAATCTGATGATTGAAAAAGGAACTCTAATCTATATACATTTCTCGTCTCTACAAAACGACCCGAAATATTATGAAAATCCTAGTAAATTTGATCCGATGCGATTCGCACCagaaaataagaacaaaattgCTAATTTCACTTATTTGCCGTTTGGCGAGGGACCCAGACATTGTATCG caaagcgtTATGCAAAATTGCATCTAATGGTGGGACTAGCTCACTTCATATACCGATATCGATTTACGCCTTCGGAGAAAACTCCTCAGGTTCTGCAACTCGATCCCAGATACTTGGGTCCCGTTTCCGTTGATGGCTTGTGGATAAATATAGAACGAAgg ATAAATGCATAA